In the Oncorhynchus keta strain PuntledgeMale-10-30-2019 chromosome 16, Oket_V2, whole genome shotgun sequence genome, tggacttggtcttttaccaattagggctatcttctgtataccacccttaccctgtcacaacataactgactggcacaaacgcattaagaaggaaaacaattccacaaatgaacttttacctaggcacacctgttaatttaaatgcattccaggtgactaactcatgaagctggttgagagaataccaagagtgtgcaaagttgtcatcaaggcaaagggtggtgtAACGTTCgtagttgggagagagagaggaggaccaaggtgcagcgtggtaagtattcataTTCTCTTTTAATGAAAACGAATActcgaacaaaaacaacaaaacacgaGAACAAAACGAAAACAGTCCTAAACGGTGAATtacaaacacagaacagaaaataaacacccacgaaacacaagtgggaaaaggctacctaagtatgattctcaatcagagacaactaacgagacaactaatgacacctcggtggcggttctggcgcgggacgtggaccccactccaccatagtctttgtccgCCTCCTCAACCACCTCCGTGGACTCTATCGAGCGGCGGcgtcggactggggaccctagcaatGGGTCCCGAATGGACAGGAGGTTCCggcagcactggacaggcgggagtGAAGGACGACTCCGGCAGCACCAGAGTGACGGGCATtccggcagctcctggctgacggacggctctggaagctcctggctgacggacggctctggcagctcctggctgacggacggctctggcagctcctggctggcggactgctctggcagctcctggctggcggACGGCTCTGGTAGCTCCTGGCGGAcggatggctctggcagctcctggctgacggacggctctggcagctcctggctgacgagcggctctggcagctcctgactgacgggcggctctggcagctccggacagacgggcgactctggcagctccggacagacgggcgactctgggaGCTCCGGAcggacgggcgactctggcagctccggacagacgggcgactctgccagctcaggacagacgggagactctggcagcacaGGACatatgggagactctggcagcttaGGACAGACTGGGAGACTCTGCatagctcaggacagacgggagactctggcagcgctgggcatgaggaagactctggcagcactggacaggcgggagcacctgtagggaagagacggagagacagcctggtgcgaggggctgccaccggagggctggtgcgtggaggcgCACTgcctgcccaaccctacctgtctgaatgctccccgtagccaggccagtgcggcgaggtggaatagcccgcactgggctgtgctggcgaaccggggacaccatgcataGGGCgggtgccatgtaccccggccgaggagacgcactggagaccagatgcactGAGTCGGCTTCATGCCAACTGGCTCGATGCCCAACCTAGCCTGGCCAATACGAGGCGCtgctatgtaccgcaccgggcaaTGCCTgtgcaccggggacaccgtgcaccTCATGCCATTTTCGAATTGTATTGCACTGTAATGAGAATGGTATTGATATTATTGTGTAATTTATCTAATAATCACTGATTCAAAATACAAATAGTTACCAATCCATCAGTTTTCTTGGATAAACTTAACTGCATTAAAGAGCATTGGGATGCCATGATTCTCTCCACTTAGTGAGTTCTCTGTCTGCTAACCTGCTAAAATAATGGTCAATAAATAAATCTGTCAGTTGTCTGAACCAATGTTTTGACTCATTTTCGTGTTTATTTGAGTTCATGGCCttgggcagtggtggaaaaagtactcaattgtcatacttaaaaaaaaggtaaaaataccttaatagaaaatgactcaagtataagtgaaagtcacctagtaaaatactacttgagtaaaagtcgaaaagtatttggttttatgTATCAAACGTAAATTGAAtagctaaaatgtacttaagtatcaaaagttaaagTCAAAGTATAAATCGTTTCGAATTCCTTTTATTAAGAAAACCAGAGGGCacaattttttatattttttattgatggatagccaggggcacacttcaacactcagacatcatttacaaatgaagcatttgtgtttgatgagtctgccagatcagaagcagtagatgaccagggatgttctcttgataagtatatgaattggaccattttcctgtcaaaatgtaacgagtacttttggtgtcagggaaaatgtatggagtaaaaagtatattgttttctttaggaatgtagtgaagtacaagtaaaagttggcaaaaatagaaatggtaaagtaaagtacagataccccaaaaaactacttatgTAGTACTTTGAAGTCGTTTTActttagtactttacaccactggcctTCGGCAATAATTCTACCCAGAAAATTGTGATGAGCTGTTACCCACTCAGATCCTACTTTCTTTAGGGCAGTGGTCTACATCGAAACGGAAAATGAATGTGACATTGGTAACCGATTTTGTTACAATTGTATCATGATTTGTTACGCCTTGGTGCGACCTGCCGTTGTTACAATATATCATCACGAACTTGGCTTGAAGAGTGAACACATGTTCTTTTTAATTTTCTCACATTCAGGTGTCAtctggccggttagctcagttggttagagcgtCGTGCTAATAACGCGAAGGTCGCGGGTTCGATACCCGTACTGGCCATACATTTTTGGCTACAATCGCAAAGTAGGCTCGATACATTTGAGGTTGAAAGTTCATTGCCTACGGGTAAACTAACTCATTTATCACATCATGTTGAATACAACATCTGGTTTGTAAACAATTGAATTAAGCACACTAGATGAGGGGTACATAAATTAATTTCATTAAATGTATCGGAATTGTCATTCATTCGGGAAATAGAGCTACCGGCAACTCATTTACATTCCATCCGATAAAACAGAGTTGCTTCACGGATTTTTACCAACGCGGATTACTCAAGAAAAGGCCGTTAGTTTAGAAACCGTCAAACCAGAATTGCATGATCTGTGGATTTACTCACGTCACAAAAGGGAGGTAACGTTAGCCTACTATGTTACCGGAAAAGTCGTACgcatgtgcaaatagttcaagcaGCTGCGTTTTTTTTATTTTGCTCCCGTCAAACTGTCAATTTAGTCCAGTGTCCTTTATTGTTAGAACATTTATGAAGGAACGAAAGCATATAATTTAGattgttactggaatggatgatTGATCAACTCGGAAAGGAGTTGTCAATTTACCCGACGTTGTTAAAAAGTAAAGTACAAGAAAAATCCACCTATTGTCTCGGGGAAGCCCCTCTTGGAAATCCCCTGTAATTATCGGAATTATATATTTCCAAATTCAGATGAGGCACATCCTTTAGGCTACATAGTTGACATCCTCCTCAACCTAATCTTGAAGACATGTTGCATAACCTACGAACGCAAACTCTGTCGAACTAACAGAATCATTTCAGAAGCTGATGGAATATTGAAGATTTTTCCCCATCCACATCTGTCAGAAGCAACAGCGATAAATGACCTCTGGAATAAGGAACATGACTGGAATAAAGAACACGATGGATGTCGATTTGGATAATGATACGCTGAAATCAAAAATACGGAGCTGCCATACATTGACTACTTTTTACCACGAAACTCGGCTGGAGATTGACACATTAAGTAAGAAAATCAAGAAAAGGGACAATTTAATCGCAGATTTGAAGGCTAGGTTAGGCAAATACGAAAACACCTGTATCAATGTGGAAGGGTATGACCCTGTTGTCATAGCACCGGCCGAATCTTTGCTGGAAAGTTTATGCAAAGAAATCTGCAAGCTGAAGCTCAAATTGAAAGACACAGAAATGAATGCGGTTCAGCAAGCAGAGTTGAGACAACAAGTGAGTAGAATTTACTGTATGTTATGTGTTCTTAATGTGTATCATGTGCATTTAATGTTTAGGCTAACCCTGTGAAACATAGTTGTGCTTTTTAATATTAGGTTATAGCCCTACTTAATTTCAAAGTCTGCTCTGCAAGTATTAAAACGATCATTGATGACATATATATATGAATTttctttatttcattttcaatttgcACATTATGAAAGCAGGGTAGTTTAGGCCTACTGTAAATGGTCTTCTCTGAAAATAGCCACGAGCCTACACCATTCCTATATGCACTTGGTCTATTGGGAATGGGAAGACTATTAGTGTAGGCCTAAACTTGCCAACCAGGCTTGATAAAAATGTCCCTGCTTCAAAACCACCTTGCAGTACAGAGAGGATGTTGCTATAGCAAAAACCTCTCTTTTTCCATTTCAATGTGAACAACTGCAGCGGTGCAGGTGTCAGTGTTGTTTCGCCTTAACTTCATAAAACAAACACATCTGTGTCAGATACAAGTCATAATTCAATACAATAAAACATTCCAAAAAGCTATATTGTCcatcaataataataatctatATTTTTTAAGTATCTTCTGCATTTGACACACATTTGACACTGAAGCCTATTCTATTCTTTTCTCCCACCCCTGAAGGAGATACAGAGGTTGCAACAGCTGCTgagggagatggagcgagagCTGGAGAGTGTGATCCGTCAATCAGACCACGAGAAGGACCAGGATATCCAGAGGCTCCGCTCTGCCCTGGCCGAGAGGGACCGTGCCCAGGCCACCCGTGCCGTCCTGTGCACCTCGCTGGCTGGAGAGGCCGACCAGCTCCGGGGCCAACTGGGAGCCACAGTCAGGGTGTGTCAGGAGTTACTGGGCCgactagagagggagaagggaggagagagagtgacggAGGAGGTGAAAATGCAGCAGAAGGCAAAAGAGGTGTGTATGAAGgttgtataattaagcaataaggcccgaggagatGTGGTATACGGCCAATATAGCACGGCTAAGGGCAGTTCtagacacagcccttagccgtggtatattggccatataccacaaacccccgaggtgccttattgctattgcTATCTGCATTCAGGGCTTGActcacccagtttataatcatAAAGATTATAAAGAAATGACAAGTGAGAGGTCTAGCTGGTGTCTCCATGTGGAagcacacctctccaaagtgcgCACAGTTCCTACGTAATATCCTACGTAATTGTTTACGCATTCAAAAATGCTCCATTCTAAATCGCAATCCGGTCAGGTGGGCATGATTTGAAAGCGTGTTCTATTGCTAGCTAAATTACGAAATACGATttttacagtgttaggctttcacaaggtAAGTCAGAGAAGCAAATACACATTTTGGTGCGATTATAAAATAATCACGAGTGCATTTAGATGCGTGTTCCCTGCCAATTTTCGTCACAAtacgccatgtcatcttgtaaataactgtacatcaaacattgTGATCATAATCGTTGGCACTGTATATTACttgagttttatgatatggaatGGGGAAGTGCACATTTGAACTAAGgggtgtttggcttgcttgtGTGACATCAAAGTGGTATTATAATCCTCaatgtctcatctttcaaaatacatcaAGTCCTCTTTATTTAtagcatttccctcactcagacaacatttGCGGGAGAGATGGGGGTAACTTATTGTCACGCGCGGTGGTCAAGTTCAGTCAAAACCAGTACTGCGCTGGGAAGCAGAGACCTTGCATTTTGACTTCacatatagcatgttactgtacagccactgtgtTCCAATTTAGGCATTTATCATCACCCATATCTGCTATTTTGAACCTGTAGACGGGTACGAGTGTAAATAGCTAACTCATATCCACAAACTGTGTATATACCGAATGTTATATTCAGTATATGTGGCCTATGCGGGAATCTAACCCAAAAGCCCACAATCCTGGAGTTGCAAGCACTAAACTCCAACTGAGAGAGGAGAACAGCAGTAGCTACATCCGAGCTACAACCCCATCGGCAAATTACGTATTTTCAATGTCTTGTGCTCACTGGGAAGAGCACTGTAACTGTCTTTCAAACATAACAATGAAAGCAATGAAAAAGAGGTGTGTGTACTAAAGCATTTGGAATCGCTCTGTCTATGCCATTATGTGCTTTTCAGTCAAGTTAtttgtgtttgtttctgttggattTCTAAATGGAAAGTATCATTTTGAGCTCTTGTTTCCCCTTTTCATGGTCAGGTATTGGATTATACGGAAGCTGGTCGCGTTGACATTCGAGTCAGCAAACTCCAAGAAGAGAACCAAAAGCTAACTCAAAGAGTGGCATATGTAAGCAGGAACACACTGTAGAAACCCCATTCtacccacatgaaaaaatactatagtatactatggtaTTCACTGTTTTTGTAGACTTTACAGCACTATGCACAGCAGTgcacactacagtgaatactgtaGTATTGAATATACATGACTCTAGTATACTGTACTATTTACAGTTTATTAAAGTATAAATACTATAATAAAGAAACTGTAGAACACATAAACTGTAGTAATTACTGtcgtgtttttgcagactgtagttatCCAACATTGTCATAGCATATGGGCTATCAGAACCAAAGTTgaacagccttctgtgtgtgtgtttgtgtgaagctATGTGTGCGcaagtgtgtgtacatgtttttgactaatgtctccctcttcccctccctccttaaTTTTCCCAGGTGGAAGGTCTAAACTCCAAATGGCAAAAGTATGACTCGAGCAGGGAACAGTATGTGAGGTACCTGTGTCAGAAGCTGAATGAGTCTAGTGCCCTGGCTGTTTCCTCCAGCCCTGCTCCAGGTATGGGGCATAGGTTAGGGCCCAGACCTACACAAGAGCCTGGCCTGGACTTGTTCCCAGAGTTGGCCTCAGCCAAAGCTGGTTTGCTCCAGCAGGAGATAGCCAGGCTCAACGGCCTACTGGAGGAGAAGTTGGGGGACTGTGGGAGGTTGGGGAGAGAGCTGGATGAGAGCAGGAGACGATACAAGGACCGTATCCAGATGCTAGAGCAACAGGTTAGTGTGGTCTAGGAtcgtctgactcctctctctttcaatttgtctttctttctctctctcacgttcTCTATCTTAAtttttctctttctatctctctgtttgtttgtccctctgtctccccactcttgctctccctcttccttctctctctctcttttatttattttacctttatttaactaggcaagtcagttaagaacaaattcttattttcaatgacggcctaggaacagtgggttaactgcctgttcaggggcagaacgacagatttgtaccttgtcagctcgggggtttgaacttgcaaccttccggttactagtccaacgctctaaccactaggttacgctGCCGACCTCTGACACGTACACATCAGAAacatatccctctctctttctcacacacaccctcaccttttccctctcttcttcacAGGTTCTCATCTACACAGATGACTTTAAGTCGGAGCgggcagacagggagagagcgcAGGGCAGGATCCAGGACCTGCAAGAGGAAGTATCTCGACTACGGGAGCAgctacacacacaggcacaggtgaggccacacacacacacagtcattactaacatacattacatacaaaCGTGTTACAGGAGTAAAATAAATAGCCATGAAAGGAAGCTTTTATGTCCCTCCCCTATTTGCCATGAATTTCAGAATTGATGAAACAATGACGTTTCGACAGACATGTTCTTCATACAGTTCGCTAACGGCTAATAAGAtacagtatttgtatttattagggatccccattagctgttgccaaggcagcagctactcttcctggagtccaaacacattaaggcacttacattacatataaaGCAAAGATAAAATAGTACATCATaaaacattattacaccactacatatctacaatacaaaatgtataatacaacaatacaacaatattacaatgtacgtgtgtgtaAAGTGGGTGTGCTAGGGCttgtgtgcgtatgcgtgtgtctgtacctttgtgtgtgtctcttcacactccccgctgttccataaggtgtatttgtacTTGCTTTTAAAATCTGAttatactgcttgcatcagttacctgatgtggaatagagttccatgtagtcatggctttatgtagtactgtgtgcctcccatagtctgttctggactttggGATTGTGaaaagacctctggtggcatgtcttgtggggtatgcatgggtgtctgagctgtgtgctactagtttaaacagacagctcggtacattcagcttgtcaacacttcttacaaaaccaagtagtgatgaagtaaatctctcttccactttgagccatgagagattgacatgcatatcattaatgttagctccctGTGTAcgtttaagggccagccgtgctgccctgttctgagccaattgtaagtcCCTCTTTGTTGCACCTGACCgcacaactgaacagtagtccaagTGAGACAAAATTAAGGCCTGtaagacctgccttgttgatagtgttgttgagaaggcagagcagcgctttagacttctccccatcttagaccgtcatgagacaggttagttttacCCTACTGATGATGTGTTGTTGCAATAGTAATTGCAGGGTTGGCCTGTAGTTCGCTAACGGATATTACGAtacagtatttgtatttattagggatccccattagctgttgccaaggcagcagctactcttcctggagtccaaacacattaaggcacttacattacatataaaGCAAAGATAAAATAGTACATCATaaaacattattacaccactacatatctacaatacaaaatgtataatacaacaatattacaatgtactgtgtgtgtaaagTGGGTGTAAAGTGGGTGTGCTAGCGCttgtgtgcgtatgcgtgtgtcAGTACCTTCCGAGCTACTATGCCTGTTGTATCAATATATTTTGACGATAACAGTCAaacagtttagtcacctcaacttactcaatttccacattattcattacaagatctcgttgaggtttagggtttagtgaatgactTATCccaatacaatgcttttagttgtagaaatatttaggactaacttattccttgccacccattctgaaactcactgcagctttttgttaagtgttgcagtcatttcagtcgctgtagtaccTAACGcatatagtgttgagtcatccgcatacatatacacactggTTTTACATGTCATGAGTAAAGATTGtgaaaagtaaggggcctagacagctgccctggggaattcctgattctacctggattatgttggagatcTGGATGATGTGTTTTGTTAGACAGGTacctctttatccacaatatagcaggggttgtaaagccataacacatatgtttttccagcagcagactatgatcgataatgtcaaaagcagcactgaagtctaacaagatgGCCCTCACAttattttatcatcaatttctcttagacaatcatcagtcatttgtgtaagtgctgtgcttgttgaatgtctttccctataagtgtgctgaaagtctgttgtcaatttgtttactgtaaaatagcattgtatcggGTCAAAAAAGTTTACTATggtttggtaacaggctgattggtcagctatcaCATTAGGGAACAACAAAGAGCACTTccctaaaataataataatgctatAATGATCATTTTATTTATTTGGAGTGTTTCATACATTATCCTCAAATTGCTACTATGCCTAGTTAGGCTATGGGAAGGAACACTTTTACTCATGATCATCATTCATTTATCTTCCAGAGCCCTACTAGAGATGCCAACTCCACGTGCCGAGTCCATAAAGGACACCGGATCTCCCCACGCATGAGCACGGACTCGGCCGAATCACTGCTGAGGAACAGCGCCAATCCACCTGTGACAAAAATCAAAAACTAAAAGTGGGCCTTAACCTGGGGCGGCGTCAGTGGTAATTAGCACCCAGTCCCACCTGGACAAAGTGCGTCAGGCTATGAGCTCCGGcgtgaagtttcccctaggtacagctATAGGATAATCTTCCGTTCCCCAATCCAAACCATAAAGTGGggaaaatgcaaaactgacccaacATCTAGGGGCAACTTTGCCCTACTCCCAAGCTATGAGAGTTactgcccctccctccccatgGGGGTGTTAAGACAAATATCGCTAACTGACGATAATTGAGCACTGAAAAAAAAGCACTACATGCACCCTAAGAAGGGTTAGGACCGGGGAGCTTAGAAAACTTGACTAGTTcaactgggttgtgttcattaggcactaaatggaagaaaatggactgaaacagggacTTCAGACGCCACCATGCTTTTTGGTTGTTAAAAGACTGAATCGAATAGATTAGCGATGCAGAGTTGGAGTGTCAGTACTAGCTTGGTGGTCGTAGTGGGAGAAATAGTGCTAGCactttattttacagtacatAAAAGACCAGGTATTTACCAGGATACTACATGGTAAAATGATAACACAGTAGTGACTTTGAATTATCTGTTTCTTTCGGATTCGTAACAACAAACACCACTGGCCACCATTTGAATGGGTTGAGTTCCTTGAAGGAAATACCATAAAGTACCCATTGTTACCATATAATTTCAGAGTAAATACCTGATAAATACCAGTTTAAAAAAGTAAgtgtaaaatatttttttgtgaaataCCTTTGGTTTGGCAAGATGAAGCGATTTCCAGTGCAAACCCACTCATGTTTGACTTCATGATCCATATGAATTATCACATGATACTGCatggttgtgtttctgtgtggagaTGGTTGATTGCGTGGTCTGTAGAAAATCTAGATGGGAAATTGGATGTTAATTACGATATTTGAATGTCACATACCTCAATTCAATATTCCGGCATCAAATTGTTAACCTGTTGCACTTTCCTAACCTGTTTACCAAAGTTGTCATTAATGcacatatttatttttttagattTATTGGATTTGAAATACATAAGCTTCTTTCCGGTTGAAGATACTGTAATAATGTTGTCTGTCATTAGCATGGCGCTATTTGTTGTACTGTATATTTGGATGTTGTTCACGTTTTGAGTAAGTCATCTATTTTCAATTTAACCTATAGATGTTGACCTATGATATTTGTGCCTGGAAATATGtattcacagtattatatatGATTGAATATTTATTTGCTATTCGTGGGGCTTTTTCAAATGGGCAAATCTTTATAGTGCTGTGTCAAAATGAATATCACATAATATGTTTTGAGGTGTCGTCTGAATCCTGGTACACCGAAACAGAATGTTTCCCAAATCCTGGTAAGACAAGACAGTGTGGGAGACAAATTCTCCGCAACATGGCAACCTTAAAAAAAGTGACATTTGAAACTACATTTGGAGAAATTACCTCCGAACTGACACAAGTTTTATTTTTCTAGAAGCCATTGATTTATAAACATCAAAATGTGATTATCTGTTTTAACCTGTTTAATTGAAAGGATATTtttgtaataaaaaaaatgttgtttgACCAATCATGTGGAGTGTTTGTGATACAAACCAGACATCATCTCAGCTTGAGGAACTTTTGTTGGATTTTAGTTTGCTTGGTGGATAACTGCCAGTCAAGTtatagtttggggtgcagagTCATGAGGAGTGACAGTGTGAGACAGCGAGGGGCTCTGACCATAGAAACTCAGGTcccacagtatgtgtgtgtgtgtgcatttgtgtgacTGTGTATGTTCCTtgtctgactgtgtgtttgtACACACTTTGGAAAACCCCTTCCCAGAGTAGCCTGAATGGGCACTCtgtcctgtgtgtctgttccacATTCCCAGCTGTCCTGTGTGGCTGAAGTGAACACAGCAAGTGGACTAGAGACCAGTGAGACAGAGGCTCTAGTTACATCCTGGCCCTAACATCTGATTTGGGATCAGTTATCTTCAGAATAGTTCTCAAATCATTTTGAGTTAAACAACACAACAAGTCCAGGACCAGTTGCTACAGGTATAATATGGCCTTAGGGAACTGGACATTCCCTGTCAGAGAGTAGTTATTTAAAGGGGAGGCAGATGAAGCACcaaacaaggtgtgtgtgtgtgtgtgtgtgtgcgtgtgcgtgtgtgcatgcgtccatgtgtgcgcgtgtgtgtgtgtgtgttagagacaCTAAAGTAGTAGATCGCTGGATCATtattgtttttagtttttatttagtgggtagatcagctttaatattgcagagcTCCATTGTTATTGGAGTCCCAGTGTATAGCAATCTTGAAAGTGAGACAGATCCATGTCACACTGTTCTGTGTTCTGGTATTATTTGAACACAATTGAATTATTTAGCAATTCAAAGAGGTATAGATGTTACTTTGTTTATTGTACCTTTGTTTTTTCTATATTTGTATTGACGATTTAGCCTAATGGCTGATATTGATGTAGTGTATTATGACTGCCTACAGAGGATTATAgtgtcacatacagtatatacaatatGGTTTTAATAGGTATTATGTGGTGTGATATTgtacaataacacaatagaattCTAAACTCTAAACTTCAAAACTCTAAAAAGTGTCCTGAACAGCCTTTAATGATAAAATCCTATATcctgcctccagtatttatgctgcagtagtttatgtcagggggctagggtcagtctgttatatctggagaatTTATCCTgtctatctggtgtcctgtgtgaattttagtacgctctctctaattctctctctctttttctctctctctttctttttttctctctcagaggacctgagccctaggaccatgcctcgggattacctggcctgatgactcctggctgtccccagtccacctggtcgtgctgctgctccagtttcaactgttctgcctgcagctatggaaccctgacctgttcaccggacgtgctacccgtcccggacctgctgttttcaactctcaagagacagcaggagcagtagagatactctgaatgataggctatgaaaagccaactgacatttactcctgaggtgctgacctgttgcaccctctacaaccactgtgattattatttgaccctgctggtcatctatgaacatttgaatatcttggccatgttataatctccacccggcacagccagaagaggactggctacccctcatagcatggttcctctctaggtttcttcctaggttctggcctttctagggagt is a window encoding:
- the LOC118395340 gene encoding TNFAIP3-interacting protein 2-like — translated: MTSGIRNMTGIKNTMDVDLDNDTLKSKIRSCHTLTTFYHETRLEIDTLSKKIKKRDNLIADLKARLGKYENTCINVEGYDPVVIAPAESLLESLCKEICKLKLKLKDTEMNAVQQAELRQQEIQRLQQLLREMERELESVIRQSDHEKDQDIQRLRSALAERDRAQATRAVLCTSLAGEADQLRGQLGATVRVCQELLGRLEREKGGERVTEEVKMQQKAKEVLDYTEAGRVDIRVSKLQEENQKLTQRVAYVEGLNSKWQKYDSSREQYVRYLCQKLNESSALAVSSSPAPGMGHRLGPRPTQEPGLDLFPELASAKAGLLQQEIARLNGLLEEKLGDCGRLGRELDESRRRYKDRIQMLEQQVLIYTDDFKSERADRERAQGRIQDLQEEVSRLREQLHTQAQSPTRDANSTCRVHKGHRISPRMSTDSAESLLRNSANPPVTKIKN